A region of Sphingobium baderi DNA encodes the following proteins:
- a CDS encoding cytochrome P450 — MSIDVSDHIPAHVPADKAISLRLFDRVVVPECPQETIIPEIHATLGPITWVTNIFMAHQGGWLLTRMEDIQAILRDGENFTKRGMGKFAQSIGEDWLVIPTETDPPAHAQYREALNPYFAPQRMAAMRDNLRERAATLINGFKERGHCDFVHEFSEKFPIYIVLDLLGLPQERMGEFLQWEKEILHTRTMEERASGVRKVQAYLKEQIADRRANPQDDYISRIFDYEIDGRKWNDDEIFGHCFNLFIGGLDTVTSMLGNIFTFLARYPDRQAELRANPGKIVLAVEEFFRAFAPVSVFRIAAREMELHGQKIMPGDYVAISTPVAGRDPDFYDDPGEIRFDRRGQHISLGYGIHKCLGMHLARLELQTALEEFLKEIPPFRIKDGFEVGYFVGNILHVPEVHLQWD; from the coding sequence ATGTCTATCGATGTTTCTGATCATATCCCTGCCCATGTTCCCGCAGACAAGGCTATCTCCCTGCGTCTGTTCGATCGCGTCGTGGTTCCGGAATGCCCACAGGAAACCATCATTCCCGAAATACACGCGACTTTGGGGCCGATCACGTGGGTAACCAACATCTTCATGGCCCATCAGGGGGGCTGGCTGTTGACCCGCATGGAAGACATACAGGCGATCCTGCGGGACGGAGAAAATTTCACGAAGCGCGGCATGGGCAAGTTCGCGCAATCCATTGGCGAAGATTGGCTGGTCATCCCGACCGAGACCGATCCCCCCGCCCATGCACAATATCGCGAGGCGCTCAACCCCTATTTCGCGCCGCAACGCATGGCCGCGATGCGGGACAATCTGCGCGAGCGCGCTGCCACGCTGATCAACGGCTTCAAGGAGCGTGGCCATTGCGATTTCGTGCATGAATTTTCAGAGAAATTCCCGATCTATATCGTTCTCGACCTGCTTGGCCTGCCCCAGGAAAGAATGGGGGAGTTCCTCCAGTGGGAAAAGGAAATCCTGCACACCAGAACAATGGAAGAGCGGGCGAGCGGCGTACGCAAGGTTCAGGCCTATCTCAAGGAACAGATCGCTGATCGGCGCGCCAACCCGCAGGACGATTATATCAGTCGCATTTTCGATTATGAGATAGATGGCCGGAAATGGAATGACGACGAGATTTTCGGACATTGTTTCAATCTCTTCATCGGCGGCCTCGATACGGTTACATCGATGCTGGGCAATATCTTTACTTTCCTTGCGCGTTACCCAGACAGGCAGGCGGAACTGCGTGCAAACCCCGGCAAGATCGTACTTGCCGTCGAAGAATTTTTCCGTGCCTTTGCTCCGGTCAGTGTTTTTCGCATCGCGGCACGTGAAATGGAATTGCATGGGCAAAAGATCATGCCCGGCGATTATGTGGCGATCTCCACGCCCGTCGCTGGGCGCGATCCCGACTTCTATGACGATCCGGGCGAGATTCGCTTCGATCGCCGGGGCCAGCATATTTCCCTGGGCTACGGCATCCACAAATGCCTTGGCATGCACCTTGCCCGGTTGGAGCTTCAGACCGCGCTTGAGGAGTTTCTCAAGGAAATCCCACCCTTCCGGATCAAGGATGGGTTCGAAGTCGGCTATTTCGTCGGCAACATTCTTCATGTCCCCGAAGTTCATCTCCAATGGGACTGA
- a CDS encoding sulfotransferase has translation MAIRLQLDAQDIFAAAKARSGLGDYADDALHERFDYLISLFNGFGSIREPDYPAAVEQMTETVVKRLQVARDWAETPAILEEEIVQPFFVLGSARAGSTFTQMLLAMDDGHRTPRYRDVQHPSPPRGLDAAADAAALAEQNAYVDFMVGKSPRMMSAHPYLDQRGEAEAEDEYVYSLDFDLAYPLWYLKVPSLPQSLPPRNPVQALRFYKNMLKQFQWKTPTRRWIGKGVIHHYIPEAVMEVFPDMVGFWIHRPPEEYVASLLELLSLQYGPFNGDLYNVRPTELVAQLKAGVQHILNNPATFDPRLHHIRFSDMVTDPVPVFEKIYDAHGIAFTDAYADRINVRMRDPNYRADRYGKFEYSLEKYGLEKDVLRREFAEYCDRFSI, from the coding sequence ATGGCGATCAGGCTGCAATTGGATGCCCAGGATATTTTCGCGGCGGCGAAGGCGCGTAGCGGTCTGGGCGACTATGCTGATGATGCGTTGCACGAGCGGTTCGACTATCTGATCAGCCTGTTCAATGGCTTTGGCAGCATAAGAGAACCTGATTATCCCGCAGCAGTCGAACAGATGACGGAGACGGTGGTCAAGCGTTTGCAGGTTGCCCGCGACTGGGCCGAGACCCCGGCGATCCTTGAAGAGGAGATCGTTCAGCCCTTTTTCGTGCTGGGCAGCGCGCGGGCGGGTAGCACCTTTACGCAGATGCTTCTGGCAATGGACGATGGTCATCGCACGCCGCGCTATCGCGATGTCCAGCATCCATCGCCGCCGCGCGGGCTGGATGCGGCGGCTGATGCCGCCGCCCTTGCCGAACAGAATGCCTATGTCGATTTCATGGTGGGCAAGTCGCCGAGGATGATGTCGGCGCACCCCTATCTCGATCAGCGGGGGGAGGCGGAGGCGGAAGACGAATATGTCTATTCGCTTGATTTCGACCTGGCCTATCCGCTCTGGTATCTGAAAGTCCCCAGCCTGCCGCAGAGCCTGCCGCCCCGCAATCCGGTGCAGGCGCTGCGGTTTTACAAAAATATGCTCAAGCAGTTCCAGTGGAAGACCCCGACCCGCCGCTGGATCGGAAAGGGCGTGATCCACCATTATATACCCGAAGCCGTGATGGAAGTGTTTCCGGACATGGTGGGTTTCTGGATCCATCGCCCGCCCGAGGAATATGTGGCGTCGCTGCTGGAATTGCTGTCGCTGCAATATGGGCCATTCAATGGCGATCTTTATAATGTGCGACCGACCGAACTGGTGGCGCAGCTGAAAGCCGGGGTGCAGCATATCCTAAACAATCCAGCTACGTTCGATCCCCGGCTCCATCATATCCGCTTCAGCGATATGGTGACGGACCCGGTGCCGGTGTTCGAGAAAATCTATGATGCCCACGGCATTGCGTTCACTGATGCCTATGCCGATCGTATCAACGTCCGCATGCGCGATCCCAATTACCGCGCTGACCGTTACGGCAAGTTCGAATACTCGCTTGAGAAATATGGGCTGGAAAAGGACGTGCTGCGTCGTGAATTCGCCGAATATTGCGACCGTTTCTCGATCTGA
- a CDS encoding aromatic ring-hydroxylating oxygenase subunit alpha, producing the protein MPATLSTDDTNFARERDRLFRRAWLAIARVEDVPAPYDFMRFAIPTVGTAGILVRDGDGLLRAFHNKCSHRGVALVCEDRGNATSFRCPYHAWLYDVDGVLRGIPDSGSFQHVVRAENGLKPIACETWNGFVFVNLAQNPVPLLDFLGPFGDLFEPIPFHEYPTGVEMTQTVQGNWKGMIDASGEGYHISSLHRSTLHPQVAVIENPFQDFHDPRYLGLHATATLGRNPEWLPTTPVARFVLETIQQDYLEDLRRMEAKQGIAGAPAINRINLPNFQIEAITLFPNSLIQIIPNGYLWMQYWPTAVGRTETSIRLYGRKAPQTHREIFAAAHIQAQARDVITEDIAMVELQQIGLTSDPEGQQIFGGSEYLLLRFNNLIARFIQADDLSKMLQDL; encoded by the coding sequence ATGCCCGCGACTCTTTCGACCGACGACACCAATTTCGCCCGTGAACGTGATCGCCTGTTCCGCCGCGCGTGGCTCGCCATCGCACGGGTCGAGGATGTCCCGGCGCCATACGATTTCATGCGCTTTGCGATCCCGACGGTCGGAACCGCTGGCATCCTCGTGCGCGATGGCGACGGGCTCCTGCGCGCTTTTCACAACAAATGCTCCCATCGCGGCGTTGCGCTGGTATGTGAAGATCGGGGTAATGCGACCAGCTTTCGTTGCCCTTATCACGCCTGGTTGTATGACGTGGACGGTGTGTTGCGCGGCATCCCGGATTCTGGCTCGTTTCAGCATGTTGTGCGGGCCGAAAACGGACTGAAGCCTATCGCGTGCGAGACATGGAACGGGTTTGTCTTCGTGAACCTGGCACAAAACCCGGTCCCGCTCTTGGATTTTCTGGGCCCTTTCGGCGATTTGTTCGAACCGATACCCTTTCACGAATATCCGACCGGCGTCGAAATGACCCAGACAGTCCAGGGTAATTGGAAGGGCATGATTGATGCCTCTGGCGAGGGCTATCATATATCGTCGCTGCACCGTAGCACGCTGCATCCGCAAGTCGCGGTCATCGAAAACCCGTTCCAGGATTTTCACGATCCCAGATATCTCGGCCTACACGCCACGGCCACCCTGGGCCGAAATCCCGAATGGCTGCCCACCACCCCTGTCGCGCGTTTCGTACTCGAGACAATCCAGCAGGATTATCTGGAAGACCTGCGCCGGATGGAGGCCAAGCAAGGGATCGCGGGAGCGCCGGCAATCAATCGGATTAACCTGCCGAATTTTCAGATCGAGGCCATCACGCTTTTTCCCAATAGCCTCATCCAAATCATTCCGAACGGCTATTTGTGGATGCAATATTGGCCAACCGCAGTTGGCCGAACCGAGACAAGCATTCGGCTATACGGGCGGAAGGCGCCGCAAACGCATCGCGAGATTTTCGCAGCAGCGCATATTCAAGCGCAGGCGCGAGATGTCATCACCGAAGATATCGCGATGGTGGAACTTCAGCAGATCGGCCTGACCTCCGATCCCGAGGGTCAACAGATATTCGGCGGCAGCGAATATTTGTTGCTGCGTTTCAACAACCTGATCGCCCGCTTCATTCAGGCAGACGATCTGTCGAAAATGTTGCAAGATCTTTAA
- a CDS encoding ecdysteroid 22-kinase family protein gives MTAEWLGGLLANRYPGLCIETMETVDLHNSHTTNLRVAVTYNDAGKAAGLPEHLCLKANWSGQIINNNTDICELEARFYYEAGSMPPLPAARCYYADWDGDGSGQGVVVLEDLADAGGRFGHSTDLLGIEGVARALEDLAKLHGAWWGDERLGQLAWLPRSMDTPVDTDQIALMRPYVDANLKSGIYNDVLPPWIVEDHSRLDRVYAKLNKWAREQPGPFCLVHGDSHMGNTYIYPDGHRIWFDWQLCRVGHGMRDVNYFMIASLTIEERRAADRQLLDHYRQALIATGARDVPDRDVMWDHFRRWPVYGIQAWLQVEEWWGQNGRPPTERFSAAIIDYDSAGLLGA, from the coding sequence GTGACGGCCGAATGGCTGGGCGGGCTGCTCGCAAATCGCTATCCCGGCCTGTGCATCGAGACGATGGAAACAGTCGACTTGCACAATTCCCATACGACTAATTTACGCGTGGCAGTCACATATAATGATGCAGGGAAAGCGGCGGGCCTGCCTGAGCATCTTTGCCTCAAGGCTAACTGGTCGGGTCAAATCATCAATAATAATACTGACATTTGCGAACTCGAAGCCCGATTTTATTATGAGGCCGGATCGATGCCGCCGCTGCCGGCGGCGAGATGCTATTATGCCGATTGGGATGGCGATGGCAGCGGTCAAGGCGTGGTCGTGCTCGAAGACCTTGCCGATGCCGGCGGCAGGTTCGGACATAGTACGGACCTTTTAGGGATCGAAGGCGTCGCGCGAGCCCTGGAGGACCTGGCCAAGCTCCATGGTGCATGGTGGGGAGATGAACGACTTGGTCAATTGGCCTGGTTGCCCCGATCGATGGATACGCCTGTCGACACGGACCAGATCGCTCTCATGCGGCCTTATGTCGATGCCAACCTCAAAAGCGGCATTTACAACGATGTCCTGCCGCCATGGATCGTCGAAGATCATTCCAGGCTGGATCGCGTGTATGCCAAGCTGAACAAATGGGCCCGCGAACAGCCCGGGCCGTTCTGTCTGGTTCACGGCGATTCCCATATGGGCAATACCTACATTTACCCCGACGGCCACCGTATCTGGTTTGACTGGCAACTGTGTCGGGTCGGCCATGGCATGCGGGACGTGAACTATTTCATGATCGCTTCACTCACGATAGAAGAGCGCCGTGCCGCTGATCGGCAACTGCTCGATCATTATCGGCAAGCACTCATTGCGACCGGAGCCCGCGACGTTCCGGATCGCGACGTCATGTGGGATCATTTTCGTCGCTGGCCAGTCTATGGAATACAAGCATGGTTACAAGTCGAGGAATGGTGGGGCCAGAACGGGCGTCCACCCACGGAGCGTTTCTCTGCCGCGATCATCGACTACGACTCTGCGGGCCTCTTGGGCGCCTGA
- a CDS encoding nuclear transport factor 2 family protein, giving the protein MSEAKAIVHRYVQAVIDGDLETVEGLQHPDVQWWILGVGDINRDSYTASVRDSLLTASTRSVNVTGITAERDRVAYEAVSEMMFPGKVHRDVNILIIQDGLIIEGREYLDPRAVAENI; this is encoded by the coding sequence ATGTCGGAAGCAAAGGCTATCGTCCATCGATATGTGCAGGCCGTTATCGATGGCGATCTTGAAACGGTCGAGGGGCTTCAGCACCCAGACGTTCAATGGTGGATACTTGGCGTGGGCGACATAAATCGTGACAGCTACACGGCTTCGGTGCGGGACAGCCTTCTCACCGCCTCGACGCGCTCGGTCAACGTTACCGGCATCACCGCAGAGCGCGATCGGGTAGCATATGAGGCCGTAAGTGAAATGATGTTTCCCGGCAAAGTCCATCGGGATGTCAACATTCTGATCATTCAGGATGGCCTGATCATCGAGGGAAGGGAATATCTCGACCCTCGCGCCGTGGCGGAGAATATATAA
- a CDS encoding NAD(P)-dependent oxidoreductase, producing the protein MADSIRKIGFIGLGSMGGDQARELAKLQLDLTVYDVFPQALAKFEGRAKLAGSMAEVGQDADVVGICVRDDAQVLECVDALLPAMKRGAILLIHSTIKPKTAQNIAERAAAVGVEVIDAPVTRTEMTKDGPFVFCMTGGDEALAARVQPVLDAFSTNTMHIGPLGSAMALKICNNLVSWCGIMLGIEVADVAEASGVPMDKLLTVMKRNGNLTPPMAGFVDFRNNPGDAARRAFFASQAGIGEKDLSLAEELAASANAASPLTSHSKTLVKKKLLAICES; encoded by the coding sequence ATGGCGGACAGCATCAGGAAAATCGGTTTCATTGGTCTTGGCAGCATGGGAGGCGATCAGGCGCGAGAACTCGCCAAGCTACAGCTTGACCTTACCGTCTATGACGTCTTCCCGCAGGCGCTGGCGAAATTCGAGGGACGCGCAAAGCTGGCGGGTTCCATGGCTGAGGTGGGGCAGGACGCCGACGTCGTCGGCATCTGTGTGCGCGACGATGCTCAGGTGCTCGAATGCGTGGATGCGTTGTTGCCTGCGATGAAGCGGGGTGCGATCCTGCTTATCCACAGCACGATCAAACCGAAAACTGCACAGAATATTGCCGAACGCGCTGCCGCGGTGGGGGTTGAGGTTATTGACGCGCCGGTTACTCGCACCGAGATGACTAAGGACGGTCCTTTCGTCTTTTGCATGACCGGCGGGGATGAAGCTCTTGCGGCACGCGTTCAGCCGGTGCTCGATGCCTTTTCGACCAACACCATGCATATCGGTCCGCTGGGCTCGGCGATGGCGCTCAAGATTTGCAATAATCTTGTTTCCTGGTGTGGCATCATGCTGGGTATCGAGGTTGCCGATGTGGCCGAGGCGTCCGGCGTGCCGATGGACAAGCTGCTGACCGTGATGAAGCGTAATGGCAATCTTACCCCGCCGATGGCAGGTTTCGTCGACTTCCGGAACAATCCGGGCGATGCGGCCCGGCGCGCTTTCTTCGCCAGTCAGGCGGGCATCGGCGAAAAGGATCTTTCGCTGGCAGAAGAACTGGCAGCGAGCGCAAATGCCGCGTCGCCGCTAACCAGCCATTCGAAGACGCTGGTCAAGAAGAAGCTGCTGGCCATATGCGAGAGCTGA
- a CDS encoding nuclear transport factor 2 family protein → MTDSRTIAWRWIEAAVGGDGETLRTLFAPDCRIFIAGDMPFCGWMDVDGFFGQTSILPLAGPITFEVGEMVAEGDRIWFEAQSHAQLKNGADYRNIYIFQLRITDERIVEYKEFGDTLHIWRVIEDPQTRGPAIPRQPLLTTISRAFVGNAIGESGRGDVNQPESLSPSSR, encoded by the coding sequence ATGACGGACAGCCGCACCATCGCATGGCGCTGGATCGAAGCCGCCGTGGGTGGCGATGGCGAAACGCTGCGAACATTATTCGCGCCCGATTGTCGCATCTTCATCGCCGGGGACATGCCTTTTTGCGGCTGGATGGATGTCGATGGATTTTTTGGACAGACCTCGATCCTTCCTCTCGCCGGGCCCATCACCTTCGAAGTCGGCGAGATGGTCGCCGAGGGTGATCGCATCTGGTTCGAGGCGCAAAGCCACGCCCAGTTGAAGAACGGCGCAGACTATCGGAACATCTACATCTTCCAACTCCGGATCACCGACGAGCGGATCGTCGAATATAAAGAGTTCGGCGACACCTTGCATATCTGGCGCGTGATCGAAGATCCGCAAACCCGCGGGCCTGCCATTCCGCGCCAGCCTTTGCTGACGACTATCAGCCGCGCCTTTGTTGGCAACGCCATCGGCGAAAGCGGACGGGGTGACGTCAACCAGCCGGAAAGCCTATCACCTTCCTCCAGGTGA
- a CDS encoding TetR/AcrR family transcriptional regulator, whose product MANLAGHDLWLRRGAVAGKGRSFYTRSASGIACPIVGEAIALPRDVFWARSRKDRESGMADDRKDMQGSDRHNSAATILSAARSEFGRHGLSGARITNIAQNSGKTKQLIYHYYESKDELFSQVIWDCLQQSMRNMRAQAYDSLTPPNALRLFLITMSDQYRLFPDCIPIMLDENIHGGMHMRQHHQIRNVTQPVVDIFANIIARGATTGEFKPDLHIERLFAASLSILTTCFFCGGVLSAFLSLDLTSDEGIESWQHYAVGLMLDAVANGTS is encoded by the coding sequence GTGGCCAACCTCGCTGGCCACGACCTATGGCTAAGGCGAGGCGCGGTGGCAGGTAAAGGCCGCTCTTTTTACACTCGGTCAGCGTCCGGCATCGCCTGCCCCATCGTTGGAGAGGCCATCGCGCTCCCCAGGGATGTATTCTGGGCAAGAAGCAGAAAAGATCGGGAGAGTGGGATGGCGGACGATAGAAAGGACATGCAGGGAAGTGATCGCCACAATAGCGCGGCCACGATCCTTTCAGCGGCACGGTCCGAGTTCGGCCGTCATGGCCTGAGCGGCGCCCGCATTACGAATATCGCGCAGAACTCCGGCAAGACCAAACAGCTCATTTATCATTATTATGAATCGAAGGATGAGCTGTTCTCCCAGGTCATCTGGGATTGCCTACAGCAATCGATGCGTAACATGCGCGCGCAGGCTTATGACAGCCTGACGCCGCCCAATGCCTTGCGTTTGTTTCTCATTACCATGTCCGACCAATACCGGCTGTTCCCCGACTGCATACCGATCATGCTGGATGAGAATATCCATGGCGGCATGCATATGCGGCAGCACCATCAGATCAGGAATGTGACCCAGCCAGTGGTCGACATCTTTGCAAACATCATTGCGCGCGGAGCGACGACCGGTGAATTTAAGCCGGACCTGCATATCGAGCGACTGTTTGCGGCGTCGCTGTCGATCCTGACGACCTGCTTCTTTTGCGGCGGCGTTCTCTCGGCCTTTCTATCGCTGGATCTGACGTCAGACGAAGGCATCGAATCCTGGCAGCACTATGCCGTAGGATTAATGTTGGATGCAGTCGCGAACGGGACCTCGTGA
- a CDS encoding TonB-dependent receptor — MLRTATIQNTADLMIKTPGVFLGGSGSRENSVFVIRGQSKALSGSNAPAVVSYFADVPQPTFSSGLAVYDMASVQVLKGPQGTLFGRNTTGGAVLFYPTAPTYDVGGYLQLGYGRFDNRQLEGALTVPIVRDKISLRLAGQYQKRDGYTKNIGIGGDFDDINSRAFRASLLIEPVEGVKNLTIFDYYRNSYNGDGTVLFGVVDQPGLIDLLGLREATLAELARQRARGPRVVDNDVSPTISRTRRLGITNRTDIDLSDSMSFTNIFGYRRTTGIGNYNVDGLPLLTSTGNPEIGLPAGVRLTFINGGSISRVEQFTDEIQLKGDAFGDRINWLLGGFYLKSRPFGPTGGGNSVGQPPLPGQTYPQNFPTYNYAFYRETSRALFGNVNINLDDILSGLRLNAGIRYTWDKESSCTATDLSTGGTLSEDICVEGTDPRLIIPTVNYAKSNAPTWTLGFDWQATQKLFTYLVTRRGYRSGGINTPTFGGNLLPYQSFGPERVTDVEAGIRSDWDVGGVKVRLNASAFVGYYDGVQIALSGVRTNPGCTVGAPVLGQPPYSPDGDCDPNNDPQSGTLLVNAGKARIAGLDFDGRISPTSHLSFTFGGNFLDPKTRSFNAPAVFTAYLGSREIPFDLVAKRTITLGAQYRLPLGDNVGELNFSADYYASSKLPYVDTYLPSYDVVNMRLDWNDVGARPLDLSVYMTNVFDKKYLQAGTVSGDTVGINAGIYGAPRQFGLTLRYRFGER, encoded by the coding sequence ATGCTCAGAACCGCAACGATCCAGAATACGGCCGACCTCATGATCAAGACGCCGGGTGTTTTCCTGGGCGGATCGGGGAGCCGCGAAAATTCGGTCTTCGTCATCCGCGGCCAATCGAAGGCGCTTTCAGGCTCGAACGCACCGGCCGTTGTCAGCTATTTCGCCGATGTGCCGCAGCCCACATTTTCGAGCGGACTCGCTGTCTACGACATGGCATCCGTACAGGTCCTGAAGGGTCCGCAGGGCACGCTATTCGGTCGCAACACGACCGGGGGAGCCGTACTTTTTTATCCGACCGCGCCGACCTATGATGTGGGCGGCTATCTGCAACTGGGCTATGGCCGGTTCGACAATCGCCAACTGGAAGGCGCGCTCACCGTTCCGATCGTACGGGACAAGATCTCGCTACGGCTCGCAGGCCAGTATCAAAAGCGGGACGGTTACACCAAGAACATCGGCATCGGGGGCGATTTCGATGACATTAACTCCCGCGCGTTCCGCGCATCGCTGCTGATCGAACCCGTCGAGGGGGTCAAGAACCTGACCATCTTCGATTATTATCGAAACTCGTACAATGGCGATGGAACCGTTCTTTTCGGCGTTGTCGACCAACCGGGACTGATCGACCTGCTGGGATTACGCGAAGCGACCCTGGCCGAATTGGCGCGTCAACGCGCCCGCGGACCGCGCGTGGTCGATAACGACGTCTCTCCGACTATCAGTCGAACACGCCGGCTGGGCATCACCAATCGCACCGACATAGATCTCAGCGATAGCATGAGTTTCACCAACATATTCGGGTATCGACGCACCACGGGCATCGGCAATTACAATGTCGACGGACTGCCGCTTCTCACCTCCACCGGCAATCCGGAGATCGGGCTGCCCGCAGGAGTGAGACTCACCTTCATCAATGGCGGTTCGATCAGCCGGGTCGAGCAGTTCACCGACGAGATTCAGCTTAAAGGGGATGCATTCGGCGACCGAATCAACTGGCTGCTTGGCGGATTTTATCTGAAGAGTCGGCCCTTCGGACCGACCGGCGGCGGCAATTCGGTCGGCCAGCCACCACTTCCGGGTCAGACTTATCCGCAGAATTTCCCGACCTATAACTATGCTTTCTATCGTGAAACCAGCCGGGCGCTGTTCGGAAACGTCAACATCAACCTCGATGACATACTATCCGGCCTGCGTTTGAATGCCGGCATCCGTTATACGTGGGACAAAGAGAGCTCCTGCACCGCGACTGATCTGAGCACCGGCGGCACGCTGAGCGAGGATATCTGCGTGGAGGGCACCGACCCTCGGCTCATCATTCCTACCGTCAATTACGCCAAATCGAACGCGCCGACCTGGACGTTGGGCTTCGACTGGCAAGCCACCCAGAAACTCTTCACCTATCTAGTCACCAGAAGAGGCTATCGGTCCGGTGGGATCAATACGCCCACCTTCGGTGGCAATTTGTTGCCCTACCAGTCCTTCGGTCCTGAGCGGGTCACCGATGTTGAGGCCGGTATCCGTTCGGATTGGGACGTAGGCGGGGTCAAGGTCCGGCTAAATGCGTCGGCCTTTGTGGGCTATTATGACGGAGTCCAGATCGCGTTGAGCGGAGTGCGGACAAATCCGGGCTGCACGGTCGGCGCCCCGGTCCTCGGTCAGCCGCCCTATTCGCCGGATGGCGACTGCGATCCCAACAATGATCCGCAGTCCGGGACGCTGCTCGTCAACGCCGGAAAGGCACGGATCGCAGGCCTGGACTTCGATGGCAGGATTTCGCCCACGAGCCACCTATCATTCACATTCGGCGGAAACTTCCTCGACCCCAAAACACGGTCCTTCAACGCGCCAGCGGTATTTACCGCTTATCTGGGGAGCCGTGAGATTCCCTTTGACCTCGTCGCGAAACGAACCATTACGCTTGGCGCCCAATATCGCCTGCCGCTGGGAGACAATGTCGGCGAACTGAATTTCTCCGCAGATTATTATGCATCCAGCAAGCTGCCCTATGTCGACACTTATTTGCCATCCTATGACGTGGTGAACATGCGCCTGGACTGGAACGATGTCGGCGCCCGGCCTCTGGATCTCAGCGTTTACATGACCAATGTATTCGACAAAAAATATCTGCAGGCTGGCACCGTGTCGGGAGATACGGTCGGGATCAACGCGGGAATATATGGCGCGCCTCGCCAGTTCGGCTTGACGCTTCGGTATCGGTTCGGCGAACGTTGA
- a CDS encoding helix-turn-helix domain-containing protein translates to MSGHSGRSHRALERGWQIIPNDTSLSALLESIHIASASYQTLAISRGRDLHLDDHPDDTTLVFGLTVLSGEVEILREGGSTERLQPGDFALLTDGAPYRVEVADDRECHLNCVVYDLGNIGPHPILHLLPPTVIIPGIKPWEYAWQADISDYLIGTKSPLPFVNASINRRLLEATLMGVIIQYLMRNPWLQRYIDSGAPSRIGASLRAIHLEPEKPWTVASLAHLANMSRTSFAVHFAECLGETPARYMTRFRLARACNLLRGGLSLAEVAYRSGYGTDVAFSRAFKRELGISPGRFRAQHHRS, encoded by the coding sequence ATGTCCGGCCATTCCGGACGCTCGCATAGGGCCTTGGAGCGGGGCTGGCAGATCATCCCGAACGACACTTCGCTGTCGGCGCTCCTCGAAAGCATCCACATCGCATCGGCCTCATATCAGACACTGGCCATTTCTCGAGGTCGCGACCTTCACCTGGACGACCATCCGGACGATACGACTCTCGTCTTCGGGCTGACGGTTCTGTCCGGCGAGGTGGAGATATTACGAGAGGGAGGCTCGACCGAGCGACTTCAACCCGGCGATTTCGCGCTATTGACCGACGGAGCGCCATATCGCGTCGAGGTGGCCGATGATAGAGAATGCCACCTCAATTGCGTCGTCTACGACCTGGGCAATATCGGCCCGCACCCCATCCTGCACCTTTTGCCTCCCACCGTCATCATTCCTGGGATCAAACCTTGGGAATATGCTTGGCAAGCGGATATCTCCGATTATCTGATCGGCACGAAAAGCCCCCTCCCCTTCGTGAATGCATCGATCAACCGCCGCCTGCTGGAGGCCACGCTGATGGGCGTGATCATTCAGTACCTGATGCGAAATCCCTGGCTCCAGCGGTACATCGACAGCGGCGCGCCCTCCCGCATTGGTGCCAGCCTGCGCGCAATCCATCTGGAACCTGAGAAGCCATGGACCGTCGCCTCGCTGGCGCATCTGGCAAACATGTCGCGCACCTCCTTTGCGGTTCACTTCGCGGAATGCCTTGGCGAAACCCCTGCGCGATACATGACGCGTTTCAGGCTGGCCCGAGCATGCAACCTTCTTCGCGGCGGCCTGTCTCTCGCGGAAGTCGCCTACCGGTCCGGCTATGGGACCGATGTTGCGTTTTCGCGGGCGTTCAAGCGCGAACTAGGGATATCGCCCGGCCGCTTTCGGGCACAGCATCACCGCAGTTGA